A window of the Candidatus Jettenia caeni genome harbors these coding sequences:
- a CDS encoding truncated deoxyribonuclease — MSNALYESDIEQLALEILKDEHDYKILYGPDISEGKYKEREYTEVILQGRLKKAVDTINDSIPDDAREEAIKKVLRTFSVSMMENNESFHRILTEGIDIKFNVGEGKSRTEKVWLIDFTNYDNNEFLAVNQFTIVENHNHKRPDIVLFINGIPLIVIELKNPIDENADVKAAFNQLQTYKQ, encoded by the coding sequence ATGAGTAACGCACTTTACGAATCAGATATTGAACAACTTGCCTTAGAGATTCTCAAAGATGAGCATGATTATAAGATCCTCTACGGACCTGATATTTCCGAAGGTAAGTATAAAGAACGCGAATATACGGAAGTTATCCTGCAAGGGCGTTTAAAGAAAGCTGTTGATACGATTAATGATTCAATTCCGGATGATGCCCGAGAAGAAGCGATTAAAAAGGTTTTGCGTACCTTCTCTGTCAGCATGATGGAAAACAATGAGTCTTTTCACCGCATACTTACCGAGGGCATAGATATTAAGTTCAATGTGGGTGAAGGTAAGTCAAGAACAGAAAAGGTATGGCTGATTGATTTCACGAATTATGATAATAATGAATTCTTGGCAGTCAATCAGTTTACCATAGTTGAAAATCATAACCATAAACGGCCCGACATTGTGTTATTTATTAACGGTATTCCTCTGATTGTGATTGAACTGAAAAATCCCATTGATGAAAACGCTGACGTTAAAGCCGCGTTTAACCAACTTCAGACCTATAAGCAATGA
- a CDS encoding truncated deoxyribonuclease, producing MWLTGFDAPCLHTLYIDKPMNGHNLMQAIARVNRVFGDKEGGLVVDYIGIAQDLKKALAVYTESKGRGNLTFDQEEAIARMLELYEIVNDKQSNFSLIMQKITDFFTIENLFRLTKTKALQWVILLIQYSTLIFIQVLLNHLTD from the coding sequence ATGTGGCTTACCGGCTTTGATGCGCCATGTTTGCATACTCTTTACATTGACAAGCCGATGAATGGACATAACCTCATGCAGGCAATTGCTCGTGTAAACCGTGTTTTTGGTGATAAAGAAGGTGGACTTGTAGTTGATTATATTGGCATTGCTCAGGATTTAAAAAAGGCACTGGCGGTTTACACGGAAAGTAAGGGTAGAGGCAACTTGACGTTTGATCAGGAAGAAGCGATTGCCAGGATGCTGGAGTTATACGAGATTGTTAATGATAAACAATCTAATTTCTCCTTGATAATGCAAAAAATCACAGATTTTTTTACTATAGAAAATCTTTTCCGCCTGACAAAGACAAAAGCCCTCCAATGGGTAATCCTATTGATACAATACTCTACCTTGATCTTCATTCAGGTATTGTTGAATCACCTGACAGATTAA
- a CDS encoding truncated deoxyribonuclease, translating to MVNHFEQRLLAAEGKAMFVCMSRRICVALHDEIIKLRPHWYNAEDDKGAIKVIMIGSASDPLDWQGHTSVISREGLKSATG from the coding sequence ATGGTTAACCATTTTGAACAGCGTTTGTTGGCGGCAGAGGGCAAGGCCATGTTTGTTTGCATGAGCCGCAGGATTTGTGTCGCCCTTCATGATGAAATTATTAAGTTGCGCCCGCACTGGTATAACGCTGAGGATGACAAAGGCGCAATCAAGGTTATTATGATTGGTTCTGCCAGCGATCCCCTGGATTGGCAGGGACACACATCCGTAATAAGCAGAGAAGGATTAAAATCGGCAACCGGTTGA
- a CDS encoding truncated deoxyribonuclease — MDGFAKVGTITSDYAHFMEWKTADGETIVDARVEPELEPMIKRLLNKKTLLDVIRHFIVFEEAREKTLKA, encoded by the coding sequence ATGGATGGTTTTGCCAAGGTTGGTACGATTACCAGCGATTATGCACACTTTATGGAGTGGAAAACTGCTGACGGAGAAACTATTGTTGACGCCAGGGTTGAACCCGAACTTGAACCGATGATTAAGAGGCTGTTAAACAAAAAGACCCTGCTCGATGTCATCCGCCATTTCATTGTTTTTGAGGAAGCAAGAGAAAAGACGCTAAAAGCTTGA